In Microbacterium laevaniformans, a single window of DNA contains:
- a CDS encoding DUF4192 family protein, protein MSTIVRAADAAQFLSVLPHLLGCTPRDSIVVVPLLQGRTLGVMRVDLPSETAAAGAAASIIGMACRIVDVEAVMLVVYTDAEISTDPSPVLPHRAVIAALRTRADECGLPVAEVFVVAANGWGSALSNRLPPGGHDRARIAPRDDLPPEAVDGPPAVDQAAGAQLPIPGAARRRAVGQALRSLDAALETICGIPRVSGAAPDRIDPAALEAACALDDLPALFERALSWNPDDLAPMDAASIGWCLARAGLRDVALVQWATDVDGGDAAMEAQRRWEDGELYPSDLAEVMWGDGPRPDATRLDAALRLARNVAALMPKKRRAGALAVCGWIAWARGRSTHADAYVRQALHADPRHGLAEIVGSFVAAGHLPDWAFRAR, encoded by the coding sequence ATGTCCACGATCGTCCGCGCCGCCGATGCGGCACAGTTCCTCTCCGTTCTTCCCCACCTGCTCGGCTGCACGCCGCGCGACAGCATCGTGGTCGTCCCCCTGTTGCAGGGGCGCACCCTCGGCGTGATGCGGGTCGACCTTCCGTCCGAGACCGCGGCGGCCGGCGCCGCCGCCAGCATCATCGGCATGGCCTGTCGGATCGTCGACGTCGAGGCGGTGATGCTGGTCGTCTACACGGATGCCGAGATCAGCACCGATCCGTCGCCCGTTCTCCCCCACCGCGCCGTCATCGCCGCCCTCCGGACGCGCGCCGACGAGTGCGGGCTGCCGGTCGCGGAGGTCTTCGTCGTCGCCGCGAACGGCTGGGGCTCGGCGCTGTCGAATCGGCTGCCGCCCGGCGGCCACGACCGCGCACGCATCGCCCCGCGCGACGATCTGCCGCCCGAAGCCGTGGACGGCCCACCCGCGGTGGACCAGGCGGCCGGCGCACAGTTGCCGATACCCGGCGCTGCGCGTCGGCGGGCCGTCGGACAGGCGCTGCGGTCGCTGGACGCGGCACTCGAGACCATCTGCGGCATCCCGCGGGTGAGTGGGGCCGCGCCCGATCGCATCGACCCGGCGGCGCTGGAGGCCGCGTGCGCGCTCGACGACCTCCCGGCGCTGTTCGAGCGCGCACTGTCGTGGAACCCGGATGATCTGGCTCCCATGGATGCCGCGTCGATCGGCTGGTGCCTCGCCCGGGCAGGGCTCCGCGACGTCGCGCTGGTGCAGTGGGCGACCGATGTCGACGGCGGAGATGCCGCGATGGAGGCGCAGCGGCGCTGGGAGGACGGCGAGCTGTACCCGAGCGATCTCGCCGAGGTGATGTGGGGAGACGGCCCGCGCCCCGACGCGACGCGCCTGGACGCGGCGCTGCGCCTGGCGCGCAACGTCGCCGCCCTCATGCCGAAGAAGCGCCGGGCGGGCGCTCTGGCGGTGTGCGGTTGGATTGCCTGGGCGCGTGGGCGCTCCACCCACGCCGACGCCTACGTCCGCCAGGCCCTCCACGCCGACCCGCGGCACGGCCTGGCCGAGATCGTCGGGTCGTTCGTCGCCGCCGGACATCTGCCCGATTGGGCGTTCCGTGCGCGGTAG
- the cls gene encoding cardiolipin synthase gives MDQTGWALAWVILVFVTDVTVRILAIIIVPRNRRPTAAMAWLLAIYFIPIIGVLLFLLIGNPRLPRKRRKKQQQINDYIRTTSHGLDLGTLRPDPPLWFAQLVRLNRNLGAMPLSGENAATIISGYQHSIDEMAAAIRQATTYVHAEFYILQCDDTTAGFFDALEDAVKRGVVVRVLLDHWANRGKPFYAQTCRRLDAMGATWQLMLPVQPLRGKYQRPDLRNHRKLLVVDGHIAFMGSQNVTDSTYNLRKNIKRGLHWVDMMARLEGPVVASVNAVFLSDWYSETDEILEGIELFQVHTGSGDLDCQVIPSGPGFEFQNNLKLFMTLLFSAREKIIIVSPYFVPDEGLLLAIQTACQRGVNVELFVSEEGDQAMVYHAQRSYYEALLRGGVKIWMYEKPFILHSKSMSVDDEVAVIGSSNMDMRSFGLNLEISLLVRGEDFVSQLRAVEDEYRALSRELTLEEWEKQPLRSTVLDNLARLTSALQ, from the coding sequence GTGGATCAGACCGGATGGGCGCTCGCCTGGGTGATCCTGGTCTTCGTCACCGACGTCACCGTGCGCATCCTGGCGATCATCATCGTGCCTCGCAACCGCCGCCCGACGGCCGCGATGGCCTGGCTGCTGGCGATCTACTTCATCCCGATCATCGGTGTGCTGCTGTTCCTGCTGATCGGCAATCCTCGGCTGCCTCGCAAGCGCCGCAAGAAGCAGCAGCAGATCAACGACTACATCCGCACGACGAGTCACGGGCTCGACCTCGGAACCCTCCGCCCCGACCCGCCCCTGTGGTTTGCGCAGCTCGTGCGTCTCAACCGCAACCTCGGGGCGATGCCGCTGTCGGGCGAGAACGCCGCGACCATCATCTCCGGCTATCAACACAGCATCGACGAGATGGCGGCGGCGATCCGTCAGGCGACCACGTACGTGCACGCCGAGTTCTACATCCTGCAGTGCGACGACACCACGGCCGGATTCTTCGATGCCCTCGAGGATGCCGTGAAGCGCGGCGTCGTCGTGCGGGTGCTGCTGGATCACTGGGCCAACCGCGGCAAGCCGTTCTACGCGCAGACGTGCCGGCGACTCGATGCGATGGGAGCGACGTGGCAGCTGATGCTGCCGGTGCAGCCGCTGCGCGGGAAGTACCAGCGTCCCGATCTGCGCAACCACCGCAAGCTCCTCGTCGTCGACGGCCACATCGCGTTCATGGGTTCGCAGAACGTGACCGACTCCACGTACAACCTGCGCAAGAACATCAAGCGGGGACTTCATTGGGTGGACATGATGGCGCGTCTGGAGGGGCCGGTCGTGGCGTCGGTCAACGCCGTCTTCCTCAGCGACTGGTACAGCGAGACCGACGAGATCCTCGAGGGCATCGAACTGTTCCAGGTGCACACCGGCAGCGGTGACCTCGACTGCCAGGTCATCCCCTCCGGTCCCGGGTTCGAGTTCCAGAACAACCTGAAGCTGTTCATGACGCTGCTGTTCTCCGCGCGCGAGAAGATCATCATCGTCTCGCCGTACTTCGTCCCCGACGAGGGGCTGCTGCTCGCCATCCAGACCGCCTGCCAACGCGGCGTGAACGTCGAACTGTTCGTGTCCGAAGAGGGCGATCAGGCGATGGTCTACCACGCGCAGCGCAGCTACTACGAAGCGCTGCTGCGCGGCGGCGTCAAGATCTGGATGTACGAGAAGCCGTTCATCCTGCACTCCAAGTCGATGTCCGTCGACGACGAGGTCGCCGTCATCGGCTCGAGCAACATGGACATGCGCAGCTTCGGTCTGAACCTCGAGATCTCCCTCCTCGTGCGGGGCGAAGACTTCGTCTCGCAACTGCGCGCCGTCGAAGACGAGTATCGGGCGCTGAGCCGCGAGCTCACACTCGAGGAGTGGGAGAAGCAGCCCCTGCGCTCGACCGTGCTCGACAATCTGGCCCGGCTCACCTCGGCGCTGCAGTGA
- a CDS encoding endonuclease domain-containing protein, translating to MDNGVERAGAGHGGWMHRQPLPRSLGPAFAVADARAAGVTASRLRAHDLGHPFHGVRVAPLGRRIEVSPEAAVLELVEQYACRMTEHEFFSHAAASVLWGLPLPIASVRTSGLDVSVFAPRRAPASVGVSGHTVRRGLAHVVTHPARRVRVASPASTVAMLAARMPHLYDLVAVADAAVREPLHPRDPPALTSVGHLTSALHAGRRVGRDLLRIAIPRVSTRSRSRAETWLRLTVVDAGLPEPQVNYDVVEEGRWLAQVDLAYAELKIAIEYEGEHHLTDPAQWAEDIARMDRLVEAGWRVIRVTKSEVFRDPARLIERIRRAVGARG from the coding sequence GTGGACAACGGCGTCGAGCGCGCCGGAGCCGGGCACGGTGGCTGGATGCATCGCCAACCTCTGCCGAGGTCGCTCGGCCCGGCCTTCGCCGTCGCAGACGCGCGCGCCGCCGGTGTCACGGCGTCGCGATTGCGCGCTCATGACCTCGGCCACCCGTTCCACGGTGTCCGTGTCGCGCCGCTCGGCCGCAGGATAGAGGTCAGTCCCGAAGCGGCGGTGCTCGAACTCGTCGAGCAGTACGCCTGCCGAATGACCGAACACGAGTTCTTCAGCCATGCGGCGGCGTCTGTGCTCTGGGGGCTGCCGCTGCCCATCGCGTCGGTGCGCACGAGCGGTCTCGACGTCTCGGTGTTCGCGCCGCGGCGCGCCCCGGCATCCGTCGGAGTGTCCGGACACACGGTGAGGAGGGGTCTCGCCCACGTCGTGACCCATCCCGCGCGCCGGGTGCGGGTGGCGAGCCCTGCGTCGACCGTGGCGATGCTCGCGGCGCGCATGCCGCATCTCTACGACCTCGTCGCGGTGGCGGATGCCGCCGTGCGCGAGCCGCTGCACCCCCGCGACCCGCCCGCTCTCACCTCGGTCGGGCACCTGACGAGCGCGCTCCACGCCGGCCGTCGCGTCGGTCGCGATCTGCTGCGCATCGCCATCCCCCGGGTGAGCACGCGGTCGCGTTCACGGGCCGAGACGTGGCTGCGTCTGACCGTCGTCGATGCCGGGCTCCCCGAGCCGCAGGTCAACTACGACGTCGTCGAGGAGGGCCGGTGGCTGGCTCAGGTCGATCTCGCCTACGCCGAGCTGAAGATCGCGATCGAGTACGAGGGTGAGCACCACCTCACCGATCCCGCCCAGTGGGCGGAGGACATCGCCCGCATGGATCGCCTGGTCGAAGCGGGGTGGCGCGTCATCCGGGTCACGAAGTCGGAGGTGTTCCGTGACCCCGCGAGGCTCATCGAGCGGATCCGGCGCGCCGTCGGCGCGCGCGGGTGA
- a CDS encoding helix-turn-helix domain-containing protein yields MSPAEDDELSGIHCRLDELLAERGMTLARLSELVGVSVVNLSILKNDRARAIRYSTLSAICRALDCQVGELLVRAD; encoded by the coding sequence GTGAGCCCTGCCGAGGACGACGAGCTCAGTGGCATCCATTGTCGACTCGACGAGCTGCTCGCCGAGCGCGGCATGACGCTCGCGCGGCTCAGCGAGCTTGTCGGGGTGTCGGTCGTGAACCTCTCGATCCTGAAGAACGACCGAGCCCGCGCGATCCGCTACTCGACCCTGTCGGCGATCTGCCGCGCGCTCGACTGCCAGGTGGGCGAGTTGCTCGTGCGCGCCGACTGA
- a CDS encoding ATP-dependent Clp protease ATP-binding subunit: MFERFTDRARRVVVLAQEEAKMLNHNYIGTEHILLGLIHEGEGVAAKALESLGISLDAVREQVQDIIGQGQQQPTGHIPFTPRAKKVLELSLREALQLGHNYIGTEHILLGLIREGEGVAAQVLVKLGADLNKVRQQVIQLLSGYQGKEPAGVAAGAGEQNQQAAQGGSAVLDQFGRNLTQAARDNKLDPVIGREKEIERVMQILSRRSKNNPVLIGEPGVGKTAVVEGLAQAIVKNDVPETLKDKQVYSLDLGSLIAGSRYRGDFEERLKKVTKEIRTRGDIIVFIDEIHTLVGAGAAEGAIDAASILKPLLARGELQTIGATTLDEYRKHFEKDAALERRFQPIQVAEPSLPHAINILKGLRDRYEAHHKVQITDGAIVAAANLADRYISDRFLPDKAIDLIDEAGARLRLSILSSPPELREFDEKIAKVREDKETASEEQDFEKAAALRDEEKSLLAERLRLEKQWRSGDVASHAVVDEGLIAEVLAQATGIPVFKLTEEETSRLVFMEKALHQRVIGQEEAIAALSRTIRRQRAGLKDPKRPSGSFIFAGPTGVGKTELAKALAEFLFDDEGALISLDMSEFGEKHTVSRLFGAPPGFVGFEEGGQLTEKVRRKPFSVVLFDEIEKAHPDIFNSLLQILEEGRLTDGQGRVVDFKNTVIIMTTNLGSSAIAGGPVGFQVEGNSQTTYERMKGKVDEELKRHFKPEFLNRVDDVIVFPQLNKQELRQIVGLFTKRLSERLLDRDMTVELTDAAKDRLIEIGFDPTLGARPLRRAMQREVEDQLSERILHGELNPGDHVKVDAENGTFLFEHGPRGEKVAVGVGAAGAIEATPDIVAGS, from the coding sequence ATGTTCGAGAGATTCACGGACCGTGCCCGTCGTGTGGTCGTCCTCGCCCAAGAAGAGGCGAAGATGCTCAACCACAACTACATCGGCACCGAGCACATCCTGCTCGGTCTCATCCATGAGGGCGAGGGCGTCGCCGCCAAGGCGCTCGAGAGCCTGGGGATCTCGCTGGACGCCGTCCGCGAGCAGGTCCAGGACATCATCGGCCAGGGTCAGCAGCAGCCGACCGGCCACATCCCCTTCACGCCCCGTGCGAAGAAGGTGCTCGAGCTGAGCTTGCGCGAGGCGCTGCAGCTCGGCCACAACTACATCGGCACCGAGCACATCCTGCTCGGTCTCATCCGCGAGGGCGAGGGCGTCGCCGCCCAGGTGCTCGTCAAGCTCGGCGCCGACCTCAACAAGGTGCGCCAGCAGGTCATCCAGCTGCTCAGCGGATACCAGGGCAAGGAGCCCGCGGGCGTCGCCGCCGGTGCCGGCGAGCAGAACCAGCAGGCCGCCCAGGGCGGTTCGGCGGTGCTCGACCAGTTCGGCCGCAACCTCACGCAGGCCGCGCGCGACAACAAACTCGACCCCGTCATCGGGCGCGAGAAGGAGATCGAGCGGGTCATGCAGATCCTCTCGCGCCGTTCGAAGAACAACCCGGTCCTGATCGGTGAGCCCGGCGTCGGCAAGACCGCCGTCGTCGAGGGACTCGCCCAGGCGATCGTGAAGAACGACGTCCCCGAGACGCTCAAGGACAAGCAGGTCTACTCGCTCGACCTCGGCTCGCTCATCGCCGGTTCTCGCTATCGCGGTGACTTCGAGGAGCGCCTGAAGAAGGTCACCAAGGAGATCCGCACGCGCGGCGACATCATCGTCTTCATCGACGAGATCCACACCCTCGTGGGTGCGGGCGCTGCCGAGGGCGCGATCGACGCCGCCTCGATCCTGAAGCCGCTGCTGGCCCGCGGCGAGCTGCAGACGATCGGCGCCACGACCCTCGACGAGTACCGCAAGCACTTCGAGAAGGATGCCGCCCTCGAGCGCCGCTTCCAGCCGATCCAGGTCGCAGAGCCGAGCCTGCCCCACGCGATCAACATCCTGAAGGGGCTGCGCGACCGCTACGAGGCGCACCACAAGGTGCAGATCACCGACGGCGCGATCGTCGCCGCCGCGAACCTGGCCGACCGCTACATCAGCGACCGCTTCCTGCCCGACAAGGCGATCGACCTGATCGACGAGGCCGGCGCGCGCCTGCGTCTGTCGATCCTGTCGAGCCCGCCGGAGCTGCGCGAGTTCGACGAGAAGATCGCCAAGGTCCGCGAGGACAAGGAGACCGCCAGCGAGGAGCAGGACTTCGAGAAAGCCGCGGCCCTCCGCGACGAGGAGAAGTCCCTGCTCGCCGAGCGTCTGCGCCTCGAGAAGCAGTGGCGCAGCGGCGACGTCGCGAGCCACGCGGTGGTCGACGAGGGTCTGATCGCCGAGGTGCTCGCACAGGCCACCGGCATCCCCGTCTTCAAGCTCACCGAGGAGGAGACCAGCCGTCTCGTCTTCATGGAGAAGGCGCTGCACCAGCGTGTCATCGGCCAGGAGGAGGCGATCGCCGCGCTCAGCCGTACGATCCGTCGTCAGCGCGCCGGCCTCAAGGACCCGAAGCGTCCCAGCGGCTCGTTCATCTTCGCCGGCCCCACGGGCGTCGGAAAGACGGAGCTGGCCAAGGCGCTCGCCGAGTTCCTGTTCGACGACGAGGGTGCGCTGATCTCGCTCGACATGAGCGAGTTCGGCGAGAAGCACACCGTCTCGCGGCTGTTCGGTGCCCCTCCGGGGTTCGTCGGCTTCGAAGAGGGCGGCCAGCTCACCGAGAAGGTGCGGCGCAAGCCGTTCTCTGTGGTGCTCTTCGACGAGATCGAGAAGGCTCACCCGGACATCTTCAACTCGCTGCTGCAGATCCTCGAAGAGGGGCGCCTGACCGACGGTCAGGGCCGCGTCGTCGACTTCAAGAACACGGTCATCATCATGACCACCAACCTCGGATCGTCGGCCATCGCCGGCGGCCCGGTCGGGTTCCAGGTCGAAGGCAACTCGCAAACGACCTACGAGCGGATGAAGGGCAAGGTCGACGAGGAGCTGAAGCGTCACTTCAAGCCGGAGTTCCTCAACCGCGTCGATGACGTCATCGTCTTCCCGCAGCTCAACAAGCAGGAGCTCCGCCAGATCGTCGGTCTGTTCACCAAGCGGTTGAGCGAGCGTCTGCTCGACCGTGACATGACGGTCGAGCTCACCGACGCCGCCAAGGACCGCCTCATCGAGATCGGGTTCGACCCGACCCTCGGCGCCCGCCCCCTGCGCCGCGCCATGCAGCGCGAGGTCGAGGATCAGCTGTCCGAGCGGATCCTGCACGGCGAGCTCAACCCCGGTGACCACGTCAAGGTGGATGCCGAGAACGGCACCTTCCTGTTCGAGCACGGTCCCCGCGGCGAGAAGGTCGCGGTGGGTGTCGGTGCCGCGGGCGCCATCGAGGCCACGCCGGACATCGTCGCCGGAAGCTGA
- a CDS encoding gamma-glutamyl-gamma-aminobutyrate hydrolase family protein: protein MSAPTAGRRPVVGLTTYLERAQQGVWDVRAAFLPQVYLDAITAVGGAGVLLPPQPDPDAAADAVLDGLDGLVLTGGLDVDPALYGAAPHPETDEPRTDRDAWELALLAGARRRGMPVLGICRGLQLANVAAGGTLHQHLPDALGTGRYQLGGGVFATNTATVEDGTRLADIVGAGDLSVRSYHHQGIDRVGDGLVVSARSDDGLPQAIETIEGPWFVAVQWHPEEDAADRRLFAALVAEARRFHATR, encoded by the coding sequence ATGAGCGCGCCCACCGCCGGCCGACGGCCCGTCGTCGGCCTCACGACCTACCTCGAGCGCGCCCAGCAGGGCGTCTGGGATGTGCGGGCGGCGTTCCTGCCCCAGGTGTACCTCGACGCGATCACGGCGGTCGGCGGCGCGGGGGTGCTGCTGCCACCGCAGCCCGACCCGGATGCTGCCGCCGACGCGGTGCTCGACGGTCTGGACGGGCTGGTCCTCACCGGCGGCCTCGACGTCGATCCCGCTCTCTACGGCGCCGCGCCCCACCCCGAGACCGACGAGCCCCGCACCGATCGCGATGCGTGGGAGTTGGCGCTGCTGGCCGGCGCACGTCGTCGCGGGATGCCCGTTCTCGGCATCTGCCGGGGTCTGCAGCTGGCGAACGTCGCCGCGGGTGGCACACTGCACCAGCACCTGCCCGACGCGCTGGGCACCGGTCGCTACCAACTCGGCGGCGGCGTGTTCGCGACGAACACCGCGACGGTCGAAGACGGCACACGACTGGCGGACATCGTCGGCGCCGGCGACCTGTCGGTGCGCAGCTACCATCATCAGGGCATCGACCGGGTCGGCGACGGTCTCGTCGTCAGCGCCCGCAGCGACGACGGTCTCCCGCAGGCGATCGAGACGATCGAAGGGCCGTGGTTCGTCGCGGTGCAATGGCACCCCGAAGAGGATGCCGCCGACCGGCGCCTGTTCGCCGCGCTCGTCGCCGAAGCCCGCCGCTTCCACGCCACGCGGTAG
- a CDS encoding transglutaminase family protein, whose product MRRYRVWHRTAYTYGKPVQDSVGQFHLVPRGLPWQEVTEASVQVDPAPGDIAPDTDAFGNAATYFHLTDPHEALTITASSVVAVETPAYDAEALARPWEQARPMLNTHLPEAWRAVEYALESPRVRHEPEAAAYGAVSLTPGRPIGEAATDLMQRIYRDFDYDKTATTVTSTVADAMRARAGVCQDFAHVALACLRSHGIAARYVSGYLATQPPPGKERVFGADASHAWLAVWLPGTDQWLAIDPTNDQWANDRYVTVAWGRDYGDVAPVRGIIFTKAKNSTLRVSVDVAPLGEATPASSLPPAATGIV is encoded by the coding sequence GTGAGGCGTTACCGTGTCTGGCACCGCACCGCCTACACCTACGGCAAGCCCGTGCAGGACAGCGTCGGCCAGTTCCATCTCGTACCCCGCGGCCTGCCCTGGCAGGAGGTCACCGAAGCGAGCGTCCAGGTCGACCCGGCGCCGGGCGACATCGCGCCCGACACCGACGCGTTCGGAAACGCGGCCACCTACTTCCACCTCACCGACCCGCACGAGGCGCTGACGATCACCGCGTCGAGCGTGGTCGCCGTCGAGACGCCCGCGTACGATGCCGAGGCGCTCGCGCGCCCGTGGGAGCAGGCTCGGCCGATGCTGAACACTCATCTGCCCGAGGCGTGGCGGGCCGTCGAGTACGCGCTGGAGTCGCCGCGGGTGCGCCACGAACCGGAGGCCGCGGCGTACGGTGCCGTGTCGCTCACGCCCGGTCGGCCCATCGGCGAGGCCGCGACCGATCTGATGCAGCGGATCTACCGCGACTTCGACTACGACAAGACCGCGACCACCGTCACCAGCACCGTGGCCGATGCGATGCGCGCACGGGCCGGGGTCTGCCAGGACTTCGCGCACGTCGCACTCGCGTGCCTGCGCTCGCACGGGATCGCCGCGCGCTACGTCTCGGGCTACCTGGCCACCCAGCCGCCGCCCGGCAAGGAGCGGGTGTTCGGCGCCGATGCGTCGCACGCCTGGCTGGCCGTGTGGCTGCCCGGCACCGACCAGTGGCTGGCGATCGACCCGACGAACGATCAATGGGCGAACGACCGTTACGTGACGGTGGCGTGGGGACGCGACTACGGGGATGTCGCGCCGGTACGCGGCATCATCTTCACCAAGGCGAAGAACTCGACGTTGCGCGTCTCGGTCGACGTGGCTCCGCTCGGCGAGGCGACGCCCGCTTCCTCCCTCCCTCCCGCAGCGACAGGAATCGTATGA
- a CDS encoding circularly permuted type 2 ATP-grasp protein, giving the protein MSVLRDYAATVSQPTLPLSPSAEAVRYDEFVDADGSLRPGWKALAAHALSLTGEDLQRVDGEIARFLADDGVSYLRGDSGPQPWQLDPVPFVFDAAGWSPLEVGLAQRAELLNALLVDLYGPQNLMREGIVPSAVVFGHSGFTRPLARASAVDPHPLLLAATDLGRDAEGEWHVLADRVQAPSGLGFAAENRRVISQVLPDLFQEENLHRIDPYFSALRAALLSSVPAEIDDPRVVILSPGTLSETAFDQAFLASALGFPLVQGSDLVVRDGFVWMKPAGWPRTRPADRIDVIIRRVDAAWCDPLELRGDSRLGVAGLSEAVRRGHVRLVNGLGAGVLENPGLLPYLPAACEYLLGEQLRIPSVPTVWCGEPKARDSVLSRLRAGDRGLIVRTIDEPRKAFSEMSADDLIARVQSAPHRFVGQDLLPLSQTPVWSSTDDLGARIDALPLTLRAFALRYGSAYRPLVGGLATVRESPDALPRTKDVWVLKASEDDPDQNLTEIAPAPTARSIPPLAPRAHADMFWTGRYAERAEDLLRLLLTAKTELDQPRAYVAGRLAESPRVLLDVLGRLAGMRSLDPEAEFRSLLLDVRRPGSAAHAIARLREAMEGVRDQLSGDTWRVFATIDRATRALRGSAHPHRTAESGGRMLSAMLSLYGITANMIRDTGWHMIEAGRFLERGLQLSELLATGLAERHAPRAERSVLEAVLLAAESVVTHRRRYRGSMRAADVLDLLLLDHSNPRSLAFALARLREHLAAMPASTGSTRAERLLDHLETELAAIDVAALDAVENGRRDALVEFLAGVTAQLEQLSDAVTHLHFESGPPAVAMTELSLVELMEARA; this is encoded by the coding sequence GTGAGTGTGTTGCGCGACTATGCCGCGACGGTGTCGCAGCCGACGCTGCCCTTGTCGCCGTCGGCCGAGGCGGTTCGCTACGACGAGTTCGTGGATGCCGACGGCTCGCTGCGCCCCGGGTGGAAGGCGCTGGCGGCGCACGCCTTGAGCCTCACCGGCGAGGATCTGCAGCGCGTCGACGGCGAGATCGCCCGTTTCCTCGCGGACGACGGCGTCTCGTACCTGCGCGGCGACTCCGGACCGCAGCCCTGGCAGCTCGATCCGGTGCCGTTCGTGTTCGACGCGGCCGGCTGGTCGCCGTTGGAGGTGGGCCTCGCGCAGCGCGCGGAGCTGCTGAACGCGCTGCTCGTCGACCTGTACGGGCCGCAGAACCTGATGCGCGAAGGCATCGTGCCGTCGGCCGTCGTGTTCGGCCACTCCGGTTTCACTCGACCGTTGGCGCGCGCCAGCGCCGTGGACCCTCACCCCCTGCTGCTCGCCGCCACTGATCTCGGGCGCGACGCCGAGGGCGAATGGCACGTCCTCGCCGACCGCGTGCAAGCACCGTCGGGCCTGGGCTTCGCCGCGGAGAACCGTCGGGTGATCTCGCAGGTGCTGCCGGACCTGTTCCAGGAGGAGAACCTCCACCGCATCGATCCGTACTTCTCGGCGCTGCGCGCGGCGCTGCTGTCGTCGGTGCCGGCTGAGATCGACGATCCCCGCGTCGTGATCCTCTCCCCCGGAACCCTCAGCGAGACGGCGTTCGACCAGGCCTTCCTGGCAAGCGCGCTCGGTTTCCCCCTCGTGCAGGGCAGCGACCTCGTCGTCCGCGACGGGTTCGTCTGGATGAAGCCCGCCGGCTGGCCCCGCACCCGTCCCGCCGACCGCATCGACGTCATCATCCGGAGAGTGGATGCCGCGTGGTGCGACCCCTTGGAACTTCGCGGCGACTCGCGGCTGGGCGTCGCCGGGCTGAGTGAGGCCGTACGCCGCGGCCATGTGCGCCTGGTGAACGGCCTCGGAGCCGGCGTGCTGGAGAACCCGGGGCTGCTCCCCTACCTTCCGGCGGCGTGCGAATACCTGCTCGGCGAGCAGCTGCGCATCCCATCGGTGCCGACCGTGTGGTGCGGCGAGCCGAAGGCCCGCGACAGCGTCCTGTCCCGCCTGCGCGCGGGCGACCGCGGTCTCATCGTGCGCACGATCGACGAACCGCGCAAGGCGTTCAGCGAGATGTCGGCCGACGACCTGATCGCGCGAGTCCAGTCGGCTCCGCACCGGTTCGTCGGGCAGGACCTGCTGCCGCTCTCGCAAACCCCGGTCTGGTCGAGCACCGACGATCTCGGTGCGCGTATCGACGCGCTGCCGTTGACGCTCCGCGCGTTCGCGTTGCGCTACGGGTCGGCGTACCGCCCGCTCGTCGGGGGTCTGGCGACCGTGCGGGAGAGCCCCGACGCTCTGCCGCGGACGAAGGACGTGTGGGTACTGAAGGCGTCGGAGGACGACCCCGACCAGAACCTGACCGAGATCGCACCCGCGCCCACGGCCCGCAGCATCCCGCCGCTGGCTCCCCGCGCACACGCCGACATGTTCTGGACCGGCCGCTACGCGGAGCGCGCGGAAGATCTGCTCCGGCTGCTGTTGACGGCGAAGACCGAACTCGACCAGCCGCGCGCCTATGTGGCGGGCCGGCTGGCCGAGAGCCCCCGCGTGCTGTTGGACGTGCTCGGGCGCCTGGCCGGCATGCGTTCGCTCGACCCCGAGGCGGAGTTCCGATCGCTGCTGCTGGACGTGCGCCGCCCCGGCTCGGCCGCGCACGCGATCGCGCGCCTGCGCGAGGCGATGGAAGGCGTCCGCGACCAGCTCTCCGGTGACACCTGGCGGGTCTTCGCGACGATCGATCGCGCCACCCGTGCACTGCGCGGCTCCGCGCACCCGCACCGGACGGCGGAGTCGGGGGGCCGGATGCTGTCGGCCATGCTGTCGCTGTATGGCATCACGGCGAACATGATCCGCGACACCGGCTGGCACATGATCGAAGCGGGCCGCTTCCTCGAGCGCGGGCTTCAGCTGTCCGAACTGCTGGCGACGGGTCTGGCTGAACGCCATGCTCCCCGCGCCGAGCGGAGCGTCTTGGAGGCGGTGCTCCTGGCCGCCGAGAGCGTCGTGACGCACCGCCGGCGCTACCGCGGATCGATGCGGGCGGCGGACGTGCTCGATCTGCTGTTGCTCGATCACAGCAACCCCCGCTCGCTTGCGTTCGCTCTCGCACGTCTGCGCGAGCATCTGGCCGCCATGCCGGCATCCACGGGCTCGACCCGCGCGGAGCGCCTGCTCGATCACCTCGAGACGGAACTCGCGGCCATCGATGTCGCCGCGCTGGATGCCGTCGAGAACGGTCGACGCGATGCGCTCGTCGAGTTCTTGGCCGGCGTGACGGCGCAGCTCGAACAGCTCTCGGATGCCGTCACCCATCTCCATTTCGAGAGCGGACCGCCGGCCGTCGCGATGACCGAGCTGTCCCTCGTCGAGTTGATGGAGGCGCGCGCGTGA